A region from the Benincasa hispida cultivar B227 chromosome 12, ASM972705v1, whole genome shotgun sequence genome encodes:
- the LOC120067942 gene encoding probable F-box protein At3g61730, with protein MGKKLSIASARDRVVTRSLSIAMERAKMSKRSSPNSVVAAEPEGTVKRMRRDIKPIHSCSSPRSAFLTAHSSASSSASSSSCWYDADVWTEVAKFLDGRSLMMLAATSRWFYRLVMEDSIWKYVCLRDLQVPAPQHTAFKWIKLYVSAFDGSHSYIFRQQEKHLDWMRIGAFFLDSSVALLSERLGSQMKIPKQDSTDKTLESGCCVLHNVKTGIWIADLQLVRCPVCDLNTCDGTMQTLDARHIELFLNEGYQDGSWEYQIVGSHDIRKPTESASGAIFDVKHLKDSSTSGILDLKSWTGSRTDWQPKAMITLNAVAVNTYLQDNEGVHVKYQAMKAGANGEVVSIRISQQLL; from the exons ATGGGGAAGAAACTGAGCATTGCCTCAGCCCGAGATCGAGTGGTTACGAGATCGCTATCCATTGCCATGGAGCGTGCAAAAATGTCGAAGCGATCATCGCCAAATTCAGTTGTTGCTGCAGAGCCGGAAGGAACGGTAAAGCGAATGCGTAGAGATATTAAGCCGATTCATTCTTGCAGCTCTCCTCGTTCCGCTTTTCTTACTGCGCATTCTTCTGCTTCGTCCTCTGCATCTTCGTCTTCCTGCTG GTACGACGCGGACGTTTGGACAGAGGTCGCGAAGTTTCTGGATGGAAGATCTTTGATGATGCTTGCTGCAACTAGTCGGTGGTTTTACCGTTTAGTCATGGAAGACAGCATATGGAAGTATGTTTGCCTGCGTGATCTTCAGGTCCCTGCCCCTCAACATACGGCCTTCAAATGGATCAAACTCTACGTTTCTGCCTTCG ACGGAAGTCACTCTTACATTTTTCGGCAGCAGGAGAAGCATCTCG ACTGGATGCGGATTGGGGCATTTTTCCTAGATTCTTCAGTAGCACTCCTGTCAGAAAGGCTAGGCTCCCAAATGAAAATCCCAAAACAGGATTCAACGGATAAGACGTTGGAGTCCGGTTGTTGTGTCTTGCACAATGTTAAAACTGGGATCTGGATAGCTG ATCTACAACTTGTTCGTTGTCCCGTTTGCGACCTGAATACATGCGATG GAACAATGCAAACGTTGGATGCCAGGCACATAGAGCTCTTCCTGAACGAAGGTTACCAAGATGGTAGTTGGGAGTATCAGATTGTAGGTTCCCATGATATCAGGAAGCCTACAGAATCAGCTTCAGGGGCCATTTTTGACGTCAAGCATCTGAAAGACTCTTCAACCTCAG GAATACTGGATCTGAAGTCATGGACAGGAAGTCGAACTGATTGGCAACCAAAGGCAATGATTACCCTCAACGCAGTTGCTGTAAATACCTATTTACAAGACAATGAAG GAGTTCACGTGAAATACCAAGCCATGAAAGCCGGAGCAAACGGAGAGGTGGTTTCTATCAGAATTTCTCAGCAGCttctttaa